TTGGGGGGAGAATGATGGTATGTATGGTGGAGAGTTTGGCCAACGTGGTCTTTTTaggattttgaaatttttcatatgaaatggaaaagagtcaagaaaagataaaattttgactAGGATTATGAGGAacttattacaataaaaatctTGAATAAAAGTCACCAATATTCATACGGTACCCCATCATTCTACCGAAACTATTACAATCTCCCCTAAGTTTTGTACAGTTTATAAATTGGGCCATTtcaaataagaatattatCACTCTCAAGGAGATAGACATTACTAATAATCACAATTCATTAATGAGatgagtatttaattttattttatcttttgtggATAGAATAAATTGTGtgttataataatcttaaaagaaaggaaaaactaTAGTCATTAACTTAGTcaatttgaaatgaatatatttaatttgattttctaattttcattctactcttaatttttcattgcCATATTTGCATacataatcataaataaaaattctttaattagaattatcaAATGCAATCTTGTCATGAATTTATATTTCCATTATAAGAAATGCAAGTACTTAAGACAAATTCTCTATGTTTGGCAAATTTGTTGAGTCATTGTTACTGAATTCTAGTAACTACATTGGATAGGAACAATATAAAGGTTCAAACAGATCGAGCTGCAGTTGATTAAATGATTCTCTTGTGCCCATCCcatcatttttcattgaaaacaacaaattcaacacCAAACTTGCAAACCAAcaggaaaaaatcaaaaagaaaaaagaaaaatatcaaattggcaCCACCAAATTCTGAAATTACAGTATAAtccttaataataaatgtgaagATTTTCTGAACAACATGTTGCATCAAGCATGACTCACATCCTACTTAATGGTTATTTCAATTTCCCTATTTTCTTGACAGATATGCATCTGTACAAATATTTGGAGTAATAGGGTCTCCTACATTTGTTCTCGCTCTCCTTTTTCTAAAATCCATCCCCTtcaaagaaaggaaaaaaaattcccatagattataaaatgaaattaatactATCCCTTGTCACAATTGTAAATAGTTTTTCGAACAACATGACACAATCATTATTTACCTCCTAGTAAATTTGTTCTTttcccaattaaaaaaaagaaataaattgcaatcaaatataaaaagaaattaatacattcccttgtaataaatataaataattgcaCAAGATGACACTGAGTCATGACTTATCTCCTCCTTAAATTGTTAGTTCACATAGTCTTGTTTTCTTGCAAAGTATGTAACCGCTcgaatatttattgtaataatgtagaatatattttttccattttttttaaatatttctaaaatccCTCCTCtagaaaagcaaataaattgCCCCCAATTGTTGAATGAAGTTATAATATCAACCCTTgtaataaatgtgaaaattttttaatcaagaTTCCACATCACTCATGAGTCGCCTCCTATATAAATTGATCTTtacatatttctattttattgacAGATATGCATCAACTCAAATGTATTAGATATCTTTCtcccttctttttcttaaattcctCCTCAGCGTCCCACCtaacaaataaagaagaaataaaaataaattgtcacCACTAGAGAATGAAATGGTAATATTTCGAATCAGGTGCAACATTAATCATGACTCGCCGCATATATACTAGGTTGTCAATGGATAAGGTCTGGCCTTGCTCAagttcaataaaagaaaaaaactagaCTCCCTATGCAGATTATTTGACCTATGCTTATCcattagaaaaaatagatTTGGTTTTGATTGGATCACTACCCATAAATTCCTACAGGTCATATACACTAAAGTGGTATcaaatacttataatatatatctacatGTGAATATGAAGTGATATATCATTTTGTTACAACATTTGAGGAGATGCATGTATGATAAGAACCTCCAAGGGAGGGCTGGTCTTACACTGAAGCTTGAGGATAGGGTGAAGACTTTCATCGAATGGGCCAAGTGTCGGCGTGGACATATGGATAGAGACAAAACTAGGTGCCCTTGCCGGaagtgtaaaaatacaaagttCAAAATACTCAACGATATCAGTTATTACTTGCGTATGTGAGGGTTTATGCCAGAATGTGATAATTGGATTTTGAATCGCGAGGAGAGGGTGCAGGAGTACTTTGATGCTGTGACTGCCCCTAAGTGCCGACGAAACAAACCCCAGCTGCTCATGAGGAGAGTAATTATTTACATTGGGGTGATAGTACGACAGATGGATTGGGCAGAGAAGATGGTTTTTGCTGTAGCGGGCcgagttatttttttgttctcatGATGGTATGcctgatgatggtacgagATTCTGTCCTACTGATGCCGGTcctaattcatattattacaATGGTGGCCCCTACGATTATGTATCTGGGATGGCAGATCGATTTTATGATGTAGTGCATGCTGCCAACCATCCGTTATGCAATACAATTTCAATTTGCATCTAGTgttgagttggtgaatatcaagatGGACAATCATATTTTTGAGTGATCATATGACCGAATATTCTAGTgggctaataaaatattgcccTTCGGTCATAAATTGCCGAGAGATTACTACAGTacaaaaaagttgataaaggATTTGGGTTTACCCATTGAAACAATTGAGGAGTGTGAGAATGGCTGCATGTTGTACTAGAGGGACAATGAAGGCTGGAAGTTTCGTGGAGATACTAGGTACATGCCGACGTGGGAGCGAGACACCGGCCACAAGAAGTCACTGTATGTCGTTCTTAGGTACCTATCACTTACTCCCCGTTTGCAGAGGTTGTATGCCTCAAGAGCAACTACGGAGCACATGACGTGGCATGCCACACATCAGACTGAGGAGGGCTCCATGTGTCATCCTTTTGATATAGAGGCTTGAAGTATTTTAACAGGACGTATCCAGAATTTTCTGAAGAGTCGCTTAATGTTTGGCTAGGCCTTTCTACAAACAGGTTTCCATCGCATGGGCAGTACGGTCGTACTTATTCATATTGGCTCCTTATACATTACATCGTACAATGTTTCCCTAGGCCTGTGCATAAGTTTTGAGTACATGTTTATTATGATGGTGATCCTTGGCCCTTCTAATCCAAAGCGTCTGGTTGAAGAGCTGCTACAATTATGGTATGTGGGTGTTCGAACATACGACAATCCCATAGACAAGGAATTCATTATGTGGGCGATGTTGATGTGGATTACCTACCAGCCTATGGGATGGCGTCTAGATGTAGTATCGCCAGTATTATAGggtgtttattttatatggatGCTATACGGTTATTCCATCTGTAATACGGTAAGAAGGTGTGTTATTTTGACTACTACAGACAGTTTCTCCATAAGGATCATCtctacaaaaggaaaaagaaaaacttaacAAAGAATCATGTGGAATATAAAGTTGCACGCTTGATTCTGACAGGAGAGAAGATCCACGATTGGGTTGCAAACATCAGTCTGGCAGTTGAATAGCCGTTGACACTCCCTTCCAGCTATGTTAGTGCCCACAAGTGGACGAAAAAAGTATTTCTGTGATCTTCCATACTGGGTAACGCATCTTATCGAACACAACGTTGATATCATGACATTgagaaaaatgtgtttgataatatattcaacacTGTGATGGACATAAAGGGAAAGACAAAATCTACTTATTGTTTCTGCTTTACGTTTAGAACGCATATCTAAGataccattttttaatttttctttattttgagatttattaaTAGAACACTATCGATTAAAATTGAATGCAAAAATCAAAGCATTGTCCTCAAATTTCGAACCTAAGATTATGTCATGGAAAAGCCACTTCCATCGGACTTGTGAAAGGAGTCCTTCTAAGAAACGTTTGACATTCGGTATTAAGGTATAAGAACAATCAGAAGGTCCGCAGCGTCATACCTGCTTCTCTCATCAGTGAGCTGGACAACATTGGCTCAATAATGCACCACATAAATCGAATTTATGCGACACCAAACTagcatattggatatgcccGACGGAAGCATATTTTGAAGCCTAGTTGACTGAAGGGCGTATGTACATAAACATTGGGCTAAGATGCAATCCCCTATGGAGAAGCTCTAATACCCCAATGTTGATCTTTAGAGAAGATGTAAATTGACGTAATCCTTCAGGTCCCTCCTTCGAGCTATTCATCATAACGTCTAAATGAACTTGAAAAGAtttttcatgagttgataaaacGGGTGGACCAATACGAGACAACGATTGAAGAATCTACGTCGTCGGGATTTAGATTTGGAGGCTTCGACCTCACGACCGAAAGGCAAGGGTGTCGGATGCCAAATGAGAATGAAGGATGAAGCAAAGTCAGCCGCTTCATGAGCTTTGAGCGCTCCTCTCGCCTTGATGggagtcaaaatttacttgtgATGTTTGCACTAAATTGCCAAAGGGCATTAAAAGAGGGAGTATCATGAACTCCCTTTTGCCCAAACCATAGCATTTGTTGagcaaacatgattactaTTCATATGCCCAAGTGTTGGACGCTTGCTCTCCAAGTGCATTtctgcaaatggtttgcaaaaataaaaaggaatagAATGCTAAGACAAGTAGTCTTAAAGTTAAGGAATGGCTAGGCCATTATTGCAAAAGCAATAAGACTAAATAAACTTAGCTAATAGGATTCATGATGAAATAGTATACGATTATGTAAGCCATCACGATCAAGTCTTTTGGAGTCTATGACTATCGAACCGCCTTCCTTTTCCCTTTACCCATGCCCATCTGGGCAACAGTAGTGCTCTGAGCGCTTCCAGTACTTGATTTTTTCTCAACATTCTTCTTCCAGCATCCGGCCCCTTTACCTTTCGCTTCtgaggtacatgacttggtcaGAACAAAGGTGAAAGGTTAGTGCGAGCTCAAGTGTTTTAGATGTTAGAGCGTCTcaatcatttggaatgatataAATCATCAATGAATATAAGGGACTGAAACTCAGATAAGAAATACGCTGGAATCTAGTGGCAAATCACATCAACTGGGCAACAATAGTGCTCTGAGCGCTTCCAGTACTTGATTTTTTCTCAACATTCTTCTTCCAGCATCCGGCCCCTTTACCTTTCGCTTCtgaggtacatgacttggtcaGAACAAGGTGAAAGGTCAGTGCGAGCTCAAGTGTTTTAGATGTTAGAGTGTCTcaatcatttggaatgatagaaagaCGTTTATGGAAGTCTAAAATAAGAacattgttaaaaaaattctccATAGTAGGAATTGAATTCCTATCTAGGGATAAGCTATCTAAGATTCAGTCATGATGGACTAATGAGGGgcttagatgtttgacatcccctacgtCTTTGCTTTAAGCAGCATGTAATATTGTTCGGTGCACTGAACCCGATGTTGCTTATGTTTTTTTAGCATAACAATAGATATCGAGTGTGCACTGATAAGGCAACACACAGATGTTGAGGAGCTATCTTTCATACCTGAGTAAGGACTAAAGAAGAGCTCTTGACNNNNNNNNNNNNNNNNNNNNNNNNNNNNNNNNNNNNNNNNNNNNNNNNNNNNNNNNNNNNAAAACACGATTGTTGGGTATGCTACCCAGCATAGCCGCACTAGTAGTCACTTTAGAGGATGACAACTGGGCTACGCACAAGGTAAAAGGGCCCAAggaaaaaatcttagacaccatcatctgcTTTGAGTGATGATAGGAAGATGTAATGTGCGGTTGGACCGTAGGATATTggcataaacaaaaattagatccATAAGACCTAGCCGATATCACAGATTGCTCATTATCAATTTAATCTGGAAATATGAGTTATTGGCTTTAAGATCAAGTGGGATACTGTTTGAATGGGTGACCAAAATCCAATTGGATTGGTGGTTTTGAGAATCATtgaagcaatctttatttaagcaatatttttTCGATGAATATGTTAAGTAATCGTCTTCGGCACAcgtatttgttgtgcttaccaaattacgtcaagcactgctttgacATCAGAATAGATGTCCACTAACCACTTTAACAACCATGCAACAATTGGACCCCAGATTGGGTTGTGGTCATGAAACCGATTGCCAAGgttgggtttgaaatgttctaaGTCGAGGGCCTCGAgactaggcatcgagagtcctactgaggCTTGCATTGAGAGTCTCATtgatttgatgagtgtcgtattTCACCAGCAACAAATATGAGATGTTTATGCGATCACAGtgggtcgattggctaggtgtcgaatcgactaAACTTACTCGTGGGTATCATTACAAGGAAGCCTTACAGGCTTGATCGATAATACTCGAATCTCCGGCTTCGATAGTATgagagtagtcctcagacttgagaatcacgacagtcacgtggatgcgatgactgtatctttgatttgtttaagaggtgatcgtgtctcaaACATGCTCATCATAAGGcttgtccagtgcagtcaaagtatgtagtgaggacggtgagttccttAGAAGAGGATCTATTTCCtatcaaaacgtgacagaggtatctcctatgcacttggagatgcgtctaTGTTGTATAAagttgtggccacagtcattgatcGTATAGGAAAAAGACGTtactatgtcgagcaatttggcgtaacacaatctcaagtattaatCCCGTATGGACTTGAGAGCCTAAaaattcacatggatattcgctTAGTTTCTAGTGCCAtcgaccgttgctagacggccacccatggtggcggggctttcttgatcaagggttgatcaagaattattaattaaattgaatttagttaataatagtgtttgacactaacctaagtctagctgaaaggtaaacctaaaaagtcacacacaaatcaccgagaaggagcgagaattaatttagaattaattccataagtaattgaattacttataaaaaagacggatccattagatggataagtccaagaataaattaatatgattaatttatgatgggcttgcctttattatttaataagttggacttattaattaataaagactttATTgggcttatatatataattgagttaaataaataatgaacttaattaagtgggctttaattaaattatatttaattaaaattattggcccttgtattttaattaattaaaattggttCTAGCCCCtcaattaagttggtggaaatgattagaaaagtaaattatttactaacaaatttacttttggaaagtgccatgttagtcatcaTTCATTTcgaataaagaattttattatcttttggatggttaaatgaatctagacatattttaacgcatccatacaaggtgtatatatgtgtattagttatttggaataactaatgaaaaaaatacataatacacaaaataatttcctacaccTAACTCCACCTCTCGACTGACCCTCTTGTATACACACTTGGTGttctccctaattttttctagaaaagaCGATTGAGTGATCCCAAATTTCGTTGGGTGTGGACGcaactttagagggcttctacgtTGAAACCTTGCGTCACGGGTCAAACAAAGGAGATTCAAAATAAACCAAATCAAAAGGTAATTCTTAATCTATGATTTATGtatctctcattttttattcaatcatagccccatttattttattgttatatttgcataactacatcgaacgcccggAAATTCCAAAGGTCCCAGCAACTGCTGATTCCCGCTGACTTCGGTGTAGTGGGGTCAGATGAGGCGGGGGCCAAAAGTTCACAGGCCCTGGCCTGACGATGGGATGCACGACTACCCCGACCCCCACCAGCAGCACTACTTCCCCCACAGGCCCAGAGGCAATACATCAGCTTCCGGGATCCAAGGTACATCACaccatatttttattcaattaatttataatttttctttattttttatcgactttaaaattgcattattattttcaagtcTGATTACGATTTTCACACGACAATCAATGCTGCTGTCAAAAGGCATTATCCGCATCCTTGGGCCAACATCTCGTAGATCCCACAGGAGCACCACTTATTTGGTTCCAAAGCTGAAGGTAActatgatattaatttattttatattaaatttatattttttaatcaaataattaatctttttttatctgGGTAATTTTGCATATGCCGTACTGGCGGGACTGCGACGACGAGATCATGCTCGAATTCGTCAAGTCATAGGCCGGGAAGTTCTTGCTAATGCTAATGCTCGGAATCATTTGGCTCGCCCGTTGTAGCTGACCAAGGAGATCTGGCGCTAGCTCCTAGACTTCTGGGTGAACCTAGAATTCCAGGCATAGTCGGCTACGAACAAATTCAATCGGGCAACAAACACAGAAGCAGCAATGACCGTCTACTGGAAGGGTCGTCATTTGTTGGGCGCACAAGCACAAGATGGTAAGTATTTTAAcccatattaataatttcatttcattttttagagttctaatcattttttaaaataatttttaaataggaGACACAACTCATACTCCCCATCAATCAAATGGAGGTGTTCGAGAAGGTGTACAAGAAGAACGAGGAGGACTAGTTGAACAGTTTGAGGGAAGAGGAGGTCACGATAAGTAATTGACTTAATTCacttttaaaattctaaattatttttttaatctaattgtTTAACATGTTCGCAAGAGATTTTATTGAGGATGATGGAGGAACGCCACAGACAGCAAAACAACAATGAAGACCCCCTATTGTCCTCTCAAGGCTCCATGGCCCCCGAATGAGTAGTAAGTCTGGATATCAGCAGTTGGTGGTTGGAAGAGGGCCGAGTCTTTGGTCTCGGCTCCGAGACCCACCACACGCTTGCTTGACCATCACAGCTCCATCGCCCTCGCCACCACAACCGCAGCGCCCCACCTGGATAATTGGGTGCACATTCTCGACCGCTACATCAGTAGCATCGATCCAAACTAGCCCGATTGTCTACCTCTCCAGCCTCCAACTGATCATCCAGCACCTGATGGGGTTGACGATTAAGAGCAACAAGCAACCGTGGATGACCAGGATtcaaattaggattttttttataattttggaaaaaaaataattataatacaatatttgtatttttttaatgaatttattattattcttatattatgCATTTCTTATATGATATTgcacaatttaataaaaaacatttatttaattttaccaaataaatattaaaatatattaaaatttttaaattaaataaataaagtattaaaataaaaaaataaatactaaaattaaaaaagaaataaaattaattataataaatattgaaatttattaaaaaaaatgacaatttttgtTACTGCGTTTGTAACGACTTTTGTAATACCCATACactaaataaatttgtcaCGTCATTACAAACATTGTGCCGAAAATAGTTACAATAATTCAGTGTATCCATTCCAACAACCGTTACCAAATCAGTCtcaaaagccgttacaaaaagtTTTACAAAAGTCAATCCAAAGGACAAGCACAACTATAccaaaaactattataaaagccgttccaaatacaaaaaattaatccgTTACAAAAGTagttacaaatttatttttttaattttggctaTATTTGTAAAAGCCATAATTGACCATTATGGTCGTTATAAAAGCCGTGAaaatttgtaacggctttggTACTAtcacaaataatttgtaatgCTCATTTGAGCTGCGATAGGCTGAACCGTTACCAAAGCCgttccaaattaaaaaaagttgttacaaattaataaaaaaattgttccaaaatctgtttaaataaaatgattttttgtagtgtgtgTCCGACGCCTGTCGGGCactgtacaaaataaataattctttccGACCCGTCAGCCCCTCGCCTCCATCCCTCCCCCTCTTCCATTTTCTCCTCCGCAATGGTGTCATCGTCAACCACTGCCGGCCCCACTATCTGAAATCCGAGAAACCCTAACGCCACCCCCCCACCATCCATCCTGCACCTTTCTTTCAACCAGGAAAGCACAGCTTTGCTGTCGACACCACCGATGGCTTCATGATATTCAACACCGATCCTTTTGTACAAACCATTCACCAAGACTTTCTCCAAGAATCACCAAGGTGGTGGCATTGGTATCGTGCTGAGGATCTTCGGCACCAACAAATTCGCCGTAGTGGGCAAAGGGGCCACTCCAAGACTCAGCCGCaacaaaatcatgatctgggaTGATTCTGTGGGACAGTTCACTGGATAGCTCTTTTACCGTTCCGAGTGAAGAGCGTTCGCCTAAGGCAGGAACGCATTGTTGCGGTTATGATGCAGAAGATATCTGTTCACGATCTTATGGACCTGCGTTTGCTGCATCAGATAGAAACGGAGCCCAATCCGAAGGGGTTGTGCGAAATTTCGCTGTCGGGGCGGATGGTTCTGGTTTGCTTAGGACGGGATAAGGGGGAAGTAAGGGTGTTGCAGGACGAGGTGAGTTGGATTAGGGTGATAAAGGCCAGCGACTTGGACGTTACGTGTGTTGCTTTGTCGAACAACGGGAGGCTGCTGGCAGCCGCGAGTACTAAGGGCACATTGAATAGGTTGTTCGACACATTGTCCGGAATGCTGCTTCAGGAGGTGCATTTCCCTTTACCGTTTAATGTTTATGCTATATTTGATGTGTGCAATACAACGTAAACACTgcataaatattatcttttatatgaatattaattaataacggCCGCggcaattattttttaatgttaaattttgttgtttatataGTCAACAGCAAATTATTAGATGTATGATGTGTGAgcttataacatattttaataagattAGTCAAACAACCTCTTCACGCCGCCTAATGTTCTTCCCACGCTTTTGTGCTTATTCCGGGAAACAACAGATTTGCGAGTTAACATAATTTCTTGGAACGAATTGTCGTttcttgatattatatttgtggTTGGAGCCGTGTAATTAGCACTCGAAGCATTGACACTTAAACTATCTCAATCTGCTCTCGACCTCTGCAGTCTGATTAGCTCTTTCTTATGATGATTTCTTGTTATTCTCCTGCCTCTAAATATGTTCATTGTTCCAATGTAGATGAGAAGGGGTTCTGCATTTGAAAGAACAGAGATTCACAGCCTCTTTTTCTGCTTTGATGCTGAGTGGCTGGCTGTTACAAGCAATAAAGGAACCGTTGATATTCTCAGCTTAAAGGACGCAAAACGAAATAATATGTCTCTTCCGAGTCTTTCCTACAACAAAGGTAGTttgttttgaatattctcgatactcttttatgcaatttttagtgCAAAAGCTTGTAAAATGATGAAGGCAGCTTTAAGCAATGTACTGCTCTAGTATGAAGTAGTTACAAGCAATGCAGGTATTCTGCGGAAGTATTTCATTCCCGAGTGGCCGACGGCTCGTTTCATGTACCAAAAGATATACAACACATCGTGACATTTGGATACCAAAACAACATAGTTCTCATTGTCGGCACGAATGGAAGGTATGTATTTGAGAGAGTTTGACTAAGCTTACTTATAAATCTTGCAAATGTAggtaaaaagataaaaagttgTGCATATGTTGACAAACTTGTGTTTATACAGATTCTACAGATGCAAGTTTGATCCAATTGTAGGTGGGGAGATGAATGCCACAACTTCCTTCAGCCAGAACTCATGAGTATACTTTAGATAGATTTTGCAGGAAATTCATTGGATTGTGAATGTATTAGTTTGGCAAAAAACTGCAAATAGTTACAGATACACACTCTGGAAGTATAAAATACAGTTCTTTGTTTTGTGTATATACGAGTTTTCAATGCAAATAGTCCTTTCGAGCTTGACTATATTATATTAGAAGAAATatacctttttctttatagGCATATTAAGGGTGTTAATGAGCCAAGCTCAAATTAAGCTGGGTAAAAAATTCGAACTCGAGCTTGATcatctcaaattttttatgctCCAGCTTGAACTCGAACCGtacaaacaaacttttttaactaataattaacatgaaaattaatataagaattatttcagaatatttactaattattattaaattgcaaaatgccaattattacatctaatacttatgaattaacaaaatcaattgataaccacaaaaaaaagggtaataaatatgattatgCTCAAGTAGTGGACACATGATGTAACcatttttggaggaaaatttatcacaaaaaatatgattctttttcaaatcgtGTAGTTTTGTACAAAATAGCATTGAGATCGAGttttattgatcaatttgAATAGTCTCTCAGGGTCTATAATTGCCTCAAAAGGTCCAATATGTGTTTGTTCGCGAGAATGGATTCCTCGTCAAGTCAGTTTGGGGGGTGTGGACACACTTGCGCGAATTCCTTCTTCAGAAGTTCCCTTAGTTCGTTATTAAGAGGTTCCCCACAATTACATGGACTTAGGACTTGAGGATTTA
The sequence above is a segment of the Sesamum indicum cultivar Zhongzhi No. 13 unplaced genomic scaffold, S_indicum_v1.0 scaffold00339, whole genome shotgun sequence genome. Coding sequences within it:
- the LOC105180126 gene encoding autophagy-related protein 18a-like, with product MMQKISVHDLMDLRLLHQIETEPNPKGLCEISLSGRMVLVCLGRDKGEVRVLQDEVSWIRVIKASDLDVTCVALSNNGRLLAAASTKGTLNRLFDTLSGMLLQEMRRGSAFERTEIHSLFFCFDAEWLAVTSNKGTVDILSLKDAKRNNMSLPSLSYNKGILRKYFIPEWPTARFMYQKIYNTS